One genomic window of Camelina sativa cultivar DH55 chromosome 5, Cs, whole genome shotgun sequence includes the following:
- the LOC104789344 gene encoding zinc finger MYM-type protein 1-like gives MWHVPHKLKRTSAPGGNVITTLYSLDLMRQGQSIVHAFYKHDDAAKNEYRIRLNASIDVCRYLLRQGLPFRGHDESVESANRENFIELLKYTADQNELVRKVVLENAPKNNQMVSHKIQTDLVHCFAEEVIRSIIQEVNHDVFCLLVDESADVSTKEQVAVVFRFVDKDGIVKERFIGLIHVQDTSSATLKCAVDSLFAKRGLSMKKLRGQGYNGASNMKGEFNGLRSLILRENSTAYYVHCFAHQLQLVVVAVAKKHFEVGDFFDMISVLLNVVGASCKRKDMVREDQRRIIEEGISQGEIKTGKGLNQELSFQRPGNTRWGSHYNTLVRLVDLFPSIVKVLEYVQSEGSDGVKRRQANGLIKYLHTFDFVFYLQLMLLLLGITNTLSVALQRKDQDILNAMSLVKSTKQQLYNLRDNGWDSLVEKVNSFCESHNTELIIMEEEFVDPKKPRRRTNMTNLHHYQVECLYTVLDMQIQDFNDCFDEVNTELLSCTASLSPFGSFHEFDQSKLVRLSEFYPEDF, from the coding sequence ATGTGGCACGTGCCACACAAACTAAAGCGTACGTCCGCCCCTGGAGGCAATGTAATAACCACACTCTACTCTCTTGATTTGATGAGACAAGGTCAATCAATTGTTCATGCTTTTTATAAGCATGATGATGCTGCTAAAAATGAATACAGAATCAGATTGAATGcttcaattgatgtttgtaGATATTTATTACGGCAAGGATTACCTTTTCGAGGTCATGATGAGTCAGTAGAATCAGCTAATAGGGAAAACTTCATAGAGCTTCTGAAATATACTGCAGATCAAAATGAGCTTGTAAGGAAGGTTGTGTTGGAGAATGCTCCAAAAAATAATCAGATGGTGTCTCACAAAATTCAGACTGATCTAGTGCATTGCTTTGCAGAGGAAGTTATTAGATCTATTATTCAAGAAGTTAATCACGATGTATTTTGCTTGTTGGTGGATGAGTCTGCAGATGTTTCTACTAAGGAGCAAGTGGCAGTGGTTTTTCGCTTCGTTGATAAAGATGGGATAGTAAAAGAAAGATTTATTGGTCTTATTCATGTTCAAGATACATCTTCTGCAACTCTGAAATGTGCTGTTGATTCATTGTTTGCAAAGCGGGGGTTGAGTATGAAAAAATTAAGGGGACAAGGTTACAATGGAGCAAGTAACATGAAAGGTGAGTTTAATGGGTTGAGATCTTTGATTTTAAGGGAAAATAGTACTGCATATTATGTACACTGTTTTGCTCACCAGCTTCAATTGGTCGTCGTGGCAGTTgctaaaaaacattttgaagttggtgatttttttgatatgatttcggTTTTGTTAAATGTGGTTGGAGCATCTTGTAAGAGGAAAGATATGGTTCGAGAAGACCAACGAAGGATCATCGAAGAAGGAATTAGTCAAGGTGAAATTAAGACAGGAAAGGGACTGAATCAGGAGCTTTCATTTCAAAGACCTGGTAATACTCGATGGGGTTCTCACTACAATACCTTAGTACGATTAGTTGATTTATTCCCTTCTATTGTGAAAGTATTGGAGTATGTCCAGAGCGAAGGGAGTGATGGTGTCAAAAGAAGGCAAGCTAATGGTCTCATCAAATATTTGCACacctttgattttgtgttttactTACAGTTGATGTTACTTCTTCTCGGGATCACAAATACTCTATCGGTGGCTCTGCAAAGGAAAGATCAAGACATTTTGAATGCTATGTCTCTGGTGAAATCTACCAAGCAACAATTGTACAATCTCAGGGATAATGGATGGGATTCTTTGGTTGAAAAAGTTAATTCTTTTTGTGAGAGTCATAACACTGAGTTGATCATCATGGAAGAAGAATTTGTTGATCCAAAGAAGCCAAGACGGAGAACCAACATGACAAACTTGCATCATTATCAGGTGGAATGTCTTTACACTGTATTGGATATGCAAATTCAAGATTTTAATGATTGTTTTGACGAGGTAAACACTGAATTGCTTAGTTGCACTGCGTCTTTGAGCCCTTTTGGTTCCTTCCACGAGTTTGACCAGTCGAAACTTGTGAGGTTATCTGAGTTTTATCCGGAAGATTTTTAG